A genomic region of Candidatus Eremiobacteraceae bacterium contains the following coding sequences:
- the xseB gene encoding exodeoxyribonuclease VII small subunit, with protein MTKSKDKTAGAEAPTFEKALARLEVIVERLDDGNLGLDESIALFKEGTQLAKLCRDKLAHAEVQVREALHDSGEDDDSGEDDGSDEES; from the coding sequence ATGACGAAGTCAAAGGATAAGACGGCCGGCGCTGAGGCGCCGACATTCGAGAAGGCGCTTGCGCGGCTCGAGGTCATCGTAGAACGGCTCGATGACGGCAACCTCGGCCTCGACGAATCCATCGCTCTTTTCAAAGAAGGGACGCAGCTCGCAAAGCTCTGCCGCGACAAGCTCGCGCATGCGGAAGTGCAAGTCCGGGAGGCGCTGCACGATTCCGGCGAGGACGACGACTCCGGCGAGGACGACGGATCTGACGAAGAGTCCTGA
- a CDS encoding TlyA family RNA methyltransferase: protein MRKCKSGRRCTIPARTTTPARTTDLTKSPDEKRRLDVAVAQRLGCSRRRAQALILAGKVRVGANGESRKAGSLVTADETIAVEEEERFVGRGASKLEKALDDFGWQVEGLRCLDVGASTGGFTDSLLQRGAASVSAVDVGYGQLAWKLRTDPRVTVHERCNFRHADVRALGAPFAFACVDVSFISIAKLAPNLAAALETGGRLVALIKPQFEVGRAAVGKGGVVRDPVSHVNAIESVIVSLRSVGLVAACLTHSPIKGPAGNIEFLLGAIRKSADSVAEDACTVDAAGAVQRAHEALAR, encoded by the coding sequence ATGCGGAAGTGCAAGTCCGGGAGGCGCTGCACGATTCCGGCGAGGACGACGACTCCGGCGAGGACGACGGATCTGACGAAGAGTCCTGATGAGAAACGGCGCCTTGACGTTGCGGTCGCGCAGCGGCTCGGCTGTTCGAGGCGGCGCGCGCAAGCGCTGATCCTCGCAGGCAAAGTCCGCGTCGGTGCTAACGGCGAGTCGCGTAAGGCGGGTAGCCTCGTAACCGCAGACGAGACCATCGCAGTAGAAGAGGAAGAGCGCTTTGTCGGCCGCGGCGCCAGCAAACTTGAGAAGGCGCTCGACGACTTCGGCTGGCAGGTCGAGGGTCTGCGTTGTCTCGACGTCGGCGCCTCCACCGGCGGCTTCACCGACTCGCTTTTGCAGCGCGGGGCCGCGAGCGTCTCGGCGGTGGACGTCGGCTACGGCCAGCTCGCCTGGAAGCTGCGAACCGATCCGCGCGTCACCGTTCACGAACGCTGCAACTTCCGCCACGCCGACGTCCGAGCGCTTGGCGCACCGTTCGCGTTTGCATGCGTCGATGTCTCATTCATCTCGATCGCCAAGCTTGCCCCGAATCTCGCCGCTGCACTCGAGACGGGCGGCCGTCTTGTCGCCCTCATCAAGCCGCAATTCGAAGTCGGGCGAGCCGCGGTCGGAAAGGGCGGAGTCGTCCGCGATCCCGTCAGTCACGTGAACGCCATCGAATCGGTGATCGTAAGCCTGAGATCTGTCGGCCTTGTCGCCGCGTGTCTCACGCATTCACCGATAAAGGGGCCGGCCGGCAATATCGAATTCCTGCTCGGTGCGATTCGCAAGAGCGCGGACAGCGTTGCGGAAGATGCATGCACGGTAGATGCGGCGGGTGCGGTGCAGCGCGCTCACGAAGCGCTCGCGCGATGA